One Microbacterium marinum genomic window carries:
- a CDS encoding aminoacyl-tRNA deacylase, whose amino-acid sequence MPESASAPSERVAEAARSRSLAVEFRERPAANSLEDAAELLGLQPSDIVKTLVVKRSDDTYLFALIPGDRAISWPKLRAVVGVNKLRLPEAALALAATGYERGTITPIGSTTDWPVFADESIVGRRIAMGAGVHGFSLFVQADDLIRAYGATVADISEEMSARQG is encoded by the coding sequence ATGCCTGAATCGGCTTCTGCACCATCGGAGCGCGTCGCGGAAGCGGCGCGCTCCCGGTCTTTGGCGGTCGAATTCCGGGAACGGCCCGCCGCGAACAGCCTCGAAGACGCGGCGGAGCTCTTGGGTCTCCAGCCGTCCGACATCGTGAAGACGCTCGTGGTGAAGCGCAGCGATGACACCTACCTGTTCGCGCTGATCCCGGGTGATCGTGCGATCTCGTGGCCGAAGCTCCGCGCCGTGGTCGGCGTCAACAAGCTCCGCCTCCCGGAGGCCGCCCTCGCACTGGCTGCGACCGGATACGAGCGCGGCACGATCACCCCGATCGGAAGCACCACCGACTGGCCTGTGTTCGCCGATGAGAGCATCGTCGGGCGCCGCATCGCCATGGGTGCCGGTGTTCACGGCTTCAGCCTGTTCGTGCAGGCGGACGACCTGATCCGCGCCTACGGCGCGACCGTTGCGGACATCTCGGAGGAGATGTCGGCGCGTCAGGGCTGA
- a CDS encoding anthranilate synthase component II, whose amino-acid sequence MPASDAAASVRILVVDNHDSFVHTLVGYLRELGAVVDLVEADAGDAVDRIAHGYAGVLLSPGPGAPEDAGDSIAVVRACVRERMPLLGVCLGHQAIAVAVGATVGHAAELMHGRTSEVQHDGSPLFDGLPEPFRAARYHSLAIEADTLPADLVVTASTSSGTIMAVAHRSAPVLGVQFHPESVLTEGGYRLLGNWLESVGLTDAASRGAALSPHRSVA is encoded by the coding sequence CTGCCCGCTTCCGACGCCGCGGCATCCGTCCGCATCCTCGTCGTCGACAACCACGACAGCTTCGTCCACACGCTCGTCGGATACTTGCGCGAGCTCGGCGCGGTGGTGGACTTGGTCGAAGCGGATGCCGGGGACGCGGTCGACCGCATCGCGCACGGGTACGCCGGGGTGCTGTTGTCCCCCGGTCCCGGCGCGCCGGAAGACGCAGGCGATTCGATCGCCGTCGTTCGCGCATGTGTCCGCGAGCGGATGCCGCTGCTCGGCGTGTGCCTCGGGCACCAGGCGATCGCGGTGGCGGTCGGCGCCACCGTGGGTCACGCTGCGGAGCTGATGCACGGCCGGACCTCGGAGGTGCAGCACGATGGGTCTCCGCTGTTCGACGGACTCCCCGAGCCATTCCGCGCGGCGCGTTATCACTCGCTCGCGATTGAGGCAGACACCCTCCCGGCCGACCTCGTCGTCACGGCGTCGACCTCGTCGGGAACCATCATGGCGGTGGCCCACCGCTCGGCGCCGGTCCTCGGCGTGCAGTTCCATCCGGAGAGCGTCCTGACAGAGGGCGGTTACCGGTTGCTCGGCAACTGGCTGGAATCGGTGGGGCTCACGGATGCCGCGTCGCGCGGGGCCGCGCTGTCACCGCACCGGAGCGTCGCCTGA
- a CDS encoding NUDIX domain-containing protein, with protein MDMRVAAYAVIVDGDRILLAHWNNARRPAWTMPGGGLEAGEDPADAAVREVLEETGFHVELDGILGVDSHVIAARDRLHGHDALHALRILYRAHIVGGELRNELDGSTDEAAWFPLAEVPDLTRVGLVDVAMRMAGLSPQP; from the coding sequence GTGGACATGAGGGTCGCAGCGTATGCCGTCATCGTCGACGGCGATCGGATCCTCCTCGCGCATTGGAACAACGCACGCCGTCCCGCCTGGACGATGCCCGGCGGGGGCCTCGAGGCGGGCGAAGACCCCGCGGATGCCGCGGTGCGGGAGGTCCTCGAAGAGACGGGGTTTCACGTGGAACTCGACGGCATCCTCGGCGTCGACTCGCACGTGATCGCTGCGCGCGACCGTCTCCACGGGCACGACGCGCTGCACGCCCTCCGGATCCTGTACCGCGCACACATCGTGGGAGGTGAACTTCGCAACGAGCTCGACGGATCCACCGACGAAGCGGCGTGGTTCCCCCTCGCTGAGGTGCCCGACCTGACGCGTGTGGGCCTCGTCGACGTCGCGATGAGGATGGCGGGTCTGTCGCCTCAGCCCTGA
- a CDS encoding class E sortase, with the protein MTEPSTPSEQPSRRSHRARRRPRPRATFLSVLGEILITVGVVALMYVSWHTWIGDIIISNQKKAEADALAQQWAAEAEEPEPSPTDPDPSPADPAAIPVLGDQEHGDVFGIMRIPRFGSDWKFKIASGISRPDILDQGEVGHYPDTAMPGDIGNTAYAAHRWTSGAPFDPIDKLVIGDAIVIQTKAGWYTYRFRSLEYVQDTQVQVLLPVPNQEGVEANGRYLTLTSCAPKLNMLERIVAYAVFEDFTPASEGAPASLTDGVTA; encoded by the coding sequence GTGACCGAGCCCTCCACGCCGTCGGAGCAGCCTTCGCGCCGCTCGCATCGCGCACGCCGACGCCCACGGCCGCGCGCCACGTTCTTGAGCGTGCTCGGCGAGATCCTCATCACCGTCGGCGTGGTGGCGCTCATGTATGTGAGCTGGCACACCTGGATCGGCGACATCATCATCTCCAACCAGAAGAAAGCCGAGGCGGATGCCCTCGCGCAGCAGTGGGCGGCCGAGGCTGAGGAACCAGAGCCGTCGCCCACCGACCCGGACCCGTCTCCGGCCGACCCCGCCGCGATCCCGGTGCTGGGTGATCAGGAGCACGGTGACGTGTTCGGGATCATGCGGATTCCCCGGTTCGGCTCGGACTGGAAGTTCAAGATCGCCTCGGGCATCTCCCGCCCCGACATCCTCGACCAGGGCGAGGTGGGACACTATCCCGACACGGCCATGCCGGGCGACATCGGTAACACCGCATATGCGGCCCACCGGTGGACTTCTGGCGCTCCTTTCGATCCGATTGACAAGCTCGTCATCGGCGACGCCATCGTGATCCAGACGAAGGCGGGTTGGTACACGTACCGATTCCGCTCGCTCGAGTACGTGCAGGACACGCAGGTCCAGGTGCTTCTCCCGGTGCCCAACCAGGAGGGCGTCGAGGCCAACGGTCGATACCTGACGCTCACCAGCTGTGCTCCGAAGCTCAACATGCTCGAGCGGATCGTGGCCTACGCGGTCTTCGAAGACTTCACGCCGGCCTCCGAGGGTGCGCCGGCTTCGCTGACGGACGGAGTGACGGCCTGA
- a CDS encoding protein kinase domain-containing protein translates to MRPTQGVSFGGRYELDSRIAIGGMGEVWEATDHVIGRTVAIKILKDEYMGDPGFLERFRAEARHAALVNHEGIASVFDYGEENGSAFLVMELVPGEALSTILEREGSLSTDKTLDIVAQTASALQAAHAAGLVHRDIKPGNLLITPDGRVKITDFGIARIADQVPLTATGQVMGTVQYLSPEQASGHAASPATDIYSLGIVAYELLAGRRPFTGESQVAIAMAQINDTPPPLPETVADPVQRFVMSMIAKKPEERPASTSAVARAATALRRGDVAGAAAIVPAIAGGGSDDEFTKLLTSAGATGAATRILPTTAALPAEAAASTVTDEPETKKKKRSPWTWPLIALIALLAVVLIGTIIALVSNPGDEADPGPSNSSTIETPVETPDEPTPSEEPEPTTGNPGALDLNGKTCDEATRILNENQFSNVVCERGTPAGSSDQEGLVYAVDPTGNVDFTRQITLSYYDTAAPMNTPAAPRIEGGNADGTVTAGSTVNVMWDSYTCPAGSPTVSTYTMTLSGGTFAVNGESTGQFSIDQRPQQVVAGDSGVLSVAYTVTCDGENGERTSGDSGEASASIVPAQEPDPVVTPPVEGGDG, encoded by the coding sequence ATGAGACCCACTCAGGGTGTGAGCTTCGGTGGACGGTACGAGCTGGATTCTCGGATCGCCATCGGCGGCATGGGCGAGGTCTGGGAGGCGACCGATCACGTCATCGGCCGCACCGTCGCGATCAAGATCCTCAAAGACGAGTACATGGGCGACCCCGGGTTCCTCGAGCGTTTCCGCGCCGAGGCGCGCCACGCCGCGCTCGTCAACCACGAGGGCATCGCCAGCGTCTTCGACTACGGCGAGGAGAACGGGTCCGCGTTCCTCGTGATGGAGCTCGTCCCCGGCGAGGCGCTGTCGACGATCCTCGAACGCGAGGGCTCCCTCTCCACCGACAAGACGCTCGACATCGTGGCGCAGACGGCATCCGCCCTCCAGGCCGCGCATGCGGCCGGTCTCGTCCACCGCGACATCAAGCCGGGCAACCTGCTGATCACGCCCGACGGCCGCGTGAAGATCACCGACTTCGGCATCGCCCGGATCGCCGACCAGGTTCCCCTGACCGCGACCGGTCAGGTCATGGGCACGGTGCAGTACCTCTCCCCGGAGCAGGCCTCCGGCCACGCGGCATCCCCCGCGACCGACATCTACTCGCTCGGCATCGTCGCGTACGAGCTGCTCGCAGGACGTCGTCCGTTCACGGGCGAGTCGCAGGTCGCGATCGCGATGGCGCAGATCAACGACACCCCGCCACCTCTTCCCGAGACCGTCGCCGACCCCGTGCAGCGCTTCGTCATGAGCATGATCGCGAAGAAGCCGGAGGAGCGCCCCGCGTCGACCTCGGCCGTCGCTCGGGCCGCGACCGCGCTGCGTCGCGGCGACGTCGCCGGTGCTGCGGCCATCGTGCCGGCAATCGCCGGCGGTGGGTCGGATGACGAGTTCACGAAGCTCCTGACGTCCGCGGGGGCGACGGGAGCCGCCACGCGGATCCTCCCGACCACAGCGGCACTGCCTGCCGAGGCCGCCGCCTCGACCGTGACCGACGAGCCCGAGACGAAGAAGAAGAAGCGCAGCCCGTGGACCTGGCCGCTGATCGCGCTCATCGCCCTCCTGGCGGTCGTGCTGATCGGCACGATCATCGCCCTCGTCTCCAACCCGGGCGACGAGGCCGATCCCGGCCCGTCGAATTCTTCGACGATCGAGACGCCGGTGGAAACACCGGACGAACCGACGCCCTCCGAAGAGCCCGAGCCGACCACGGGGAACCCCGGCGCGCTCGACCTCAACGGCAAGACGTGCGACGAGGCGACGCGCATCCTGAACGAGAACCAGTTCAGCAACGTCGTCTGCGAACGCGGCACGCCGGCCGGCTCGAGCGACCAGGAAGGCCTCGTCTACGCGGTCGACCCGACGGGCAACGTCGACTTCACGCGCCAGATCACACTGAGCTACTACGACACCGCCGCCCCGATGAACACGCCCGCTGCGCCCCGCATCGAGGGTGGGAACGCGGACGGTACGGTCACCGCCGGATCGACGGTCAACGTCATGTGGGACAGCTACACCTGCCCCGCCGGCTCGCCGACAGTCTCCACGTACACGATGACCCTCTCCGGAGGCACCTTCGCCGTGAACGGTGAATCGACCGGTCAGTTCAGCATCGACCAGCGCCCACAGCAGGTCGTCGCCGGCGACAGCGGCGTGCTCTCGGTGGCCTACACCGTCACCTGCGACGGCGAGAACGGGGAGCGCACCTCGGGCGACTCCGGCGAGGCTTCCGCCTCGATCGTGCCGGCACAGGAGCCCGACCCGGTCGTCACGCCGCCCGTCGAGGGCGGGGACGGCTGA
- a CDS encoding DUF3566 domain-containing protein — MSTVADKLAKKSSSKTNAKQVRLRLVYVDFWSAVKLSFLTAVALAIVTVIATFLVFLVIQSTGLITQVDELLTAVTGGDFLLGSVLSLPQVMAFAAVVAILNLIVVTVLGAVLAGIYNLMVKVTGGLLVGFTSN, encoded by the coding sequence ATGAGCACGGTAGCCGACAAGCTGGCGAAGAAGTCGTCGAGCAAGACGAACGCGAAGCAGGTGCGCCTGCGCCTGGTCTACGTCGACTTCTGGTCGGCTGTGAAGCTGTCGTTCCTCACGGCTGTCGCCCTCGCGATCGTCACGGTCATCGCCACCTTCCTTGTGTTCCTGGTCATCCAGTCAACGGGGCTCATCACCCAGGTCGATGAGTTGCTGACGGCCGTGACCGGTGGTGACTTCCTCCTCGGCTCGGTCCTGAGCCTTCCCCAGGTGATGGCCTTCGCCGCCGTCGTCGCGATCCTCAACCTGATCGTGGTGACGGTGCTGGGCGCCGTTCTCGCCGGGATCTACAACCTGATGGTCAAGGTGACCGGCGGCCTTCTGGTCGGCTTCACCTCGAACTGA
- a CDS encoding DNA helicase has translation MSLNRKRKKELRKLQNQAAKLWETQQVLVGQAGDVAREAGRQLGNYNREHVVPTVQHSYDKFAAPYVEQGVETGRRVLNGALVPAAGAVVGTALSVWDVANDKRHRLAHGKSFGDFDVAKFKKNAAKAGKKATKQFTVAPPAKKGIGAGGVIAIILGVAATAGVLYAAWQTLRADDELWVADDPLRAPDA, from the coding sequence GTGAGCCTCAACCGCAAGCGCAAGAAGGAACTCCGCAAGCTGCAGAACCAGGCAGCCAAGCTGTGGGAGACCCAGCAGGTCCTGGTCGGTCAGGCAGGTGACGTCGCGCGCGAAGCCGGCCGCCAGCTCGGCAACTACAACCGCGAGCACGTCGTACCGACCGTGCAGCACTCGTACGACAAGTTCGCCGCCCCGTATGTCGAGCAGGGTGTCGAGACAGGGCGTCGCGTCCTGAACGGCGCGCTGGTCCCCGCTGCGGGCGCCGTCGTCGGAACCGCCCTGTCGGTGTGGGATGTGGCGAACGACAAGCGCCACCGCCTGGCTCACGGCAAGAGCTTCGGCGACTTCGACGTCGCGAAGTTCAAGAAGAACGCCGCGAAGGCCGGCAAGAAGGCGACCAAGCAGTTCACCGTCGCCCCGCCCGCGAAGAAGGGCATCGGCGCCGGTGGCGTGATCGCCATCATCCTCGGCGTCGCCGCTACGGCCGGCGTGCTCTACGCCGCATGGCAGACCCTTCGTGCCGACGACGAGCTCTGGGTGGCGGACGACCCGCTGCGCGCCCCGGATGCCTGA
- the pknB gene encoding Stk1 family PASTA domain-containing Ser/Thr kinase produces MSVQSRVLSGRYRVDDLIGRGGMASVYRGEDLTLGRAVAIKILDPGLAADGAFRTRFRLEAQSASRMSHPAIVRVFDAGEETRTGPDGAPHPEPYIVMELVTGRLLKDILAEGPLPLADALRYTDGILEALEYSHLAGVVHRDIKPGNVMVTDAGQVKVMDFGIARAVSDSSSTVAETTAIIGTASYFSPEMAKGDPVDARADIYSAGIVLYEMLAGQPPFRGENPIAVAYQHVSEAPVPPSEVTDAAPRALDAIVLRALAKDPFQRPQTAAAFRDALATAAGRKAPSKRKVESLSNELYGADPRQAAETARSLRQLSSDDTMRRTQSGPPVAWVWAGIALLAALLISVLIWVTAFRPAGAEVTPNALLVPDVVSMTWDRANDVLTESELEVRRVTETSADVPADSVIRTDPLAGTSVAPGDEITVFVSSGIETAAVPPLESLTLDEATRALEGAGLSLGAVSRRSDPDLGKDTVVSATVGAGSVAEGDELPKGTAVDLVVATGTVTVEDFALNYSVDKAVEILRSDAYGLTPVIQEDPSCPATDPRMVKVQSHVGEVPVHSEITLTVCSG; encoded by the coding sequence GTGTCCGTTCAGTCACGCGTACTATCGGGCCGCTACCGCGTCGATGACCTCATCGGCCGTGGCGGCATGGCTTCGGTGTACCGTGGCGAAGACCTCACCCTCGGCCGGGCAGTCGCGATCAAGATCCTCGATCCGGGTCTCGCCGCGGACGGGGCTTTCCGCACCCGCTTCCGCCTCGAGGCGCAGTCGGCGTCGCGCATGTCGCACCCCGCGATCGTGCGGGTGTTCGACGCCGGCGAGGAGACGCGCACCGGCCCCGACGGCGCCCCGCACCCCGAGCCGTACATCGTCATGGAGCTCGTCACCGGGCGCCTGCTGAAGGACATCCTCGCCGAGGGGCCGCTTCCGCTCGCCGACGCGCTCCGCTACACCGACGGCATCCTGGAGGCGCTCGAATACTCCCACCTCGCCGGCGTCGTCCATCGTGACATCAAGCCCGGAAACGTCATGGTGACGGATGCCGGTCAGGTGAAGGTGATGGACTTCGGCATCGCCCGTGCCGTCTCCGACTCCTCCTCGACCGTCGCGGAAACCACCGCCATCATCGGGACCGCCTCGTACTTCTCGCCCGAGATGGCCAAGGGCGACCCCGTCGACGCACGCGCCGACATCTACTCCGCCGGCATCGTCCTGTACGAGATGCTCGCCGGGCAGCCGCCGTTCCGGGGCGAGAACCCCATCGCCGTCGCGTACCAGCACGTCAGCGAAGCGCCGGTGCCGCCCTCCGAGGTGACGGATGCCGCTCCTCGCGCGCTGGACGCGATCGTTCTTCGGGCACTCGCCAAAGACCCGTTCCAGCGCCCGCAGACAGCGGCGGCCTTCCGCGACGCGCTGGCCACGGCTGCCGGACGCAAAGCGCCGAGCAAGCGGAAGGTCGAGTCGCTCAGCAACGAGCTGTACGGCGCCGATCCGCGACAGGCGGCGGAGACAGCGCGCTCGCTCCGTCAGCTCAGCAGCGACGACACGATGCGACGGACGCAGTCCGGGCCGCCGGTCGCGTGGGTGTGGGCCGGAATCGCCCTCCTCGCGGCGCTCCTGATCTCGGTGCTCATCTGGGTGACCGCGTTCCGGCCCGCAGGCGCGGAGGTCACCCCGAACGCACTCCTCGTTCCCGACGTCGTCTCGATGACGTGGGATCGTGCGAACGACGTGCTCACCGAATCCGAACTCGAGGTCCGGCGCGTCACCGAGACGAGTGCAGACGTGCCCGCGGACTCCGTCATCCGCACCGACCCCCTCGCCGGCACGAGTGTCGCCCCCGGCGACGAGATCACCGTCTTCGTGTCGTCCGGCATCGAAACAGCCGCCGTCCCGCCGCTCGAGTCGCTGACGCTCGACGAAGCGACGCGCGCGCTCGAAGGCGCCGGTCTTTCCCTCGGAGCAGTCAGTCGACGCAGCGACCCCGACCTCGGCAAAGACACCGTCGTGAGCGCCACCGTCGGCGCCGGCAGCGTCGCAGAGGGCGACGAGCTCCCCAAGGGCACCGCCGTCGACCTGGTCGTCGCGACCGGGACCGTGACGGTGGAGGACTTCGCGCTCAACTACTCGGTCGACAAGGCCGTCGAGATCCTGCGGTCAGACGCCTATGGATTGACCCCGGTGATCCAAGAGGATCCGTCGTGTCCTGCGACTGACCCCCGCATGGTCAAGGTGCAGTCGCACGTCGGCGAGGTTCCCGTGCACTCGGAGATCACGCTGACCGTCTGCAGCGGCTGA
- a CDS encoding VIT1/CCC1 transporter family protein, with protein sequence MTDTIHDEPHDAKIGEKLNWLRAGVLGANDGIVSVAAVAVGVAGATTLLGPIVTASTAALVGGAISMALGEYVSVSSQRDTEKALIEKERRELAEMPEEELAELTELYRQRGLSDETAHRVAVELTEHDALAAHLEVELGINQDDLTNPWHAALSSAIAFTLGALLPLLAILLPPPEWRVPTTFVAVLVALAVTGTVSAALGGAGRVRASLRLVIGGALALAVTWVIGVLLGTTVL encoded by the coding sequence ATGACCGACACGATCCACGACGAACCGCACGACGCGAAGATCGGCGAGAAGCTCAACTGGCTACGCGCCGGCGTGCTCGGCGCGAACGACGGCATCGTGTCGGTGGCCGCTGTCGCCGTCGGCGTCGCGGGCGCGACGACGCTCCTCGGGCCGATCGTGACGGCGTCGACGGCGGCTCTCGTCGGTGGCGCCATCTCGATGGCCCTGGGCGAGTACGTGTCGGTGAGCAGTCAGCGCGACACGGAGAAAGCGCTCATCGAGAAGGAACGTCGGGAACTCGCGGAGATGCCCGAGGAGGAGCTCGCCGAACTGACGGAGCTGTATCGCCAGCGCGGACTGTCGGACGAGACCGCCCACCGCGTGGCGGTGGAGCTCACCGAGCACGACGCTCTCGCCGCGCACCTCGAGGTGGAGCTCGGTATCAACCAGGACGACCTCACCAACCCGTGGCACGCGGCCCTGTCCTCTGCGATCGCGTTCACGTTGGGAGCACTGCTGCCGCTGCTGGCGATCCTGTTGCCCCCGCCGGAGTGGCGCGTGCCGACGACATTCGTCGCCGTCCTGGTCGCGCTTGCGGTCACCGGCACGGTCTCGGCCGCCCTCGGCGGTGCCGGCAGGGTGCGCGCCTCGCTGCGTCTGGTGATCGGCGGCGCGCTCGCGCTCGCTGTCACCTGGGTGATCGGAGTACTTCTCGGAACGACGGTGCTCTGA
- a CDS encoding rhomboid family intramembrane serine protease gives MTYAILIVTVAAYLIGLVPGIGPVVRGLLLFNSAYVYPGLPGGSFEPWRILTVTLVHATPLPFHVALNMLALWALGRSLEPLLGRWRFLALYLLSAAGGSALVALIAPGTTVVGASGAVWGLLTAMLIIGRNIGVNVLPIAILLGINLVFSFVGTGISWQAHVGGGLVGLLVGWIFARTRPVKRQPLQVSLLVGVAVLLLVVTIVVPPLLYR, from the coding sequence GTGACGTACGCGATTCTGATCGTCACCGTCGCCGCGTACCTCATCGGGTTGGTTCCGGGGATCGGGCCGGTCGTTCGCGGCCTGCTCCTCTTCAACAGCGCGTACGTCTATCCCGGGCTGCCGGGCGGGAGCTTCGAGCCGTGGCGGATCCTCACCGTCACGCTGGTGCATGCCACCCCCCTTCCGTTCCACGTCGCGCTGAACATGCTGGCACTCTGGGCGCTGGGGAGAAGTCTCGAACCGCTGCTCGGGCGGTGGCGCTTCCTTGCGCTCTATCTGCTGAGCGCCGCGGGCGGGTCGGCGTTGGTCGCTCTGATCGCGCCCGGCACCACCGTCGTCGGTGCCTCGGGTGCCGTCTGGGGTCTGCTCACGGCGATGCTCATCATCGGCCGGAACATCGGCGTCAACGTGTTGCCGATCGCGATCCTTCTCGGGATCAACCTGGTGTTCTCGTTCGTGGGAACGGGGATCTCGTGGCAGGCGCACGTCGGCGGCGGTCTCGTGGGACTGCTCGTCGGATGGATCTTCGCGCGCACGCGGCCGGTCAAGCGTCAGCCGTTGCAGGTGTCACTCCTGGTGGGAGTGGCGGTTCTGCTGCTCGTCGTGACGATCGTCGTGCCGCCGCTGCTGTATCGCTGA
- a CDS encoding cell division protein CrgA, whose translation MARGDKDEDRLVEPEGEAAPNPVWFKPIMIGLMLIGLVWIIVFYLSGQAYPIPGIEAWNLVIGFGIAFIGFLMTTRWR comes from the coding sequence ATGGCACGTGGAGACAAGGACGAGGACCGGCTCGTCGAGCCCGAAGGCGAAGCCGCCCCGAACCCGGTCTGGTTCAAGCCGATCATGATCGGCCTCATGCTGATCGGTCTCGTCTGGATCATCGTGTTCTATCTGAGCGGCCAGGCGTACCCGATTCCGGGCATCGAAGCCTGGAACCTCGTCATCGGCTTCGGGATCGCCTTCATCGGCTTCCTGATGACCACGCGCTGGCGCTGA
- a CDS encoding peptidylprolyl isomerase translates to MPIHSAVATLHTNHGDIVVNLFGDQAPRTVTNFVGLADGSQSWTHPATGKPGEGPLYKDVIFHRIIPGFMIQGGDPLGQGVGGPGYNFDDEISPELSFGKPYLLAMANAGLRRNAITGKAEGTNGSQFFITTDPTPWLNGKHTIFGEVADDASRAVVDAISAVPTGAQDRPIEPVVISSIDVAAV, encoded by the coding sequence ATGCCGATTCATTCCGCTGTCGCGACCCTGCACACCAACCACGGCGACATCGTCGTCAACCTGTTCGGCGATCAGGCGCCGCGCACCGTCACCAACTTCGTCGGTCTCGCCGACGGCTCGCAGAGCTGGACCCACCCCGCCACCGGCAAGCCCGGCGAGGGCCCCCTGTACAAGGACGTCATCTTCCACCGCATCATCCCCGGCTTCATGATCCAGGGTGGCGACCCGCTCGGTCAGGGCGTCGGCGGTCCGGGATACAACTTCGACGACGAGATCAGCCCCGAGCTGTCTTTCGGCAAGCCGTACCTGCTCGCGATGGCGAACGCCGGCCTGCGCCGCAACGCCATCACGGGCAAGGCCGAGGGCACCAACGGCTCGCAGTTCTTCATCACCACCGACCCGACTCCGTGGCTCAACGGCAAGCACACGATCTTCGGTGAGGTCGCCGATGACGCGTCGCGCGCGGTCGTCGACGCCATCAGCGCCGTCCCCACGGGCGCGCAGGACCGTCCGATCGAGCCGGTGGTCATCTCCTCGATCGACGTCGCGGCCGTCTGA